From the genome of Hymenobacter sp. PAMC 26628, one region includes:
- a CDS encoding carboxypeptidase regulatory-like domain-containing protein, with protein sequence MPFLLRFERGRRPGFLLALFCLLVLAACEPTQVEPAYYGALTVTVLDGATSQPLANVAVSTTPATGSFVTDAKGQVVITSVPAGTVSVAARRATYDATTGSATITDGQTQSVVLLLNKAASTAPPGVATRPTPAVGATGLPADVQLSWHPAAGALKSDSLKYDVVLYESNNLNQRTLLSNARDTTVLAPGLRFNTTYYWQVTVRNPGGATARGPVWSFQTKGLPDNRFLFVRTVNGNADVYSSNETGGNLVQLTSSAFVETAPKLSPNLDLVAYTSNATGQFQLYTMGRDGANKRRITTLSAEGYNNAGVGYCWSPDGAQLLYAHYDQLYRVNRDGTGLVQIATAPAGRHFRECDWTAQGGGRIAVQTVGPNVFDSEILLGNADGSGLAPLVGNLPGRVDSPVFSIDGRTVAYTHDAAGFDDASGRQLDARIYLQRLDGSAAVDLSGSGGSASSSGKKLGTNDLYPHYAPDGFRLYFVNTANDTRSAPDVWVTDPDGRNRALLFADGNLPDWR encoded by the coding sequence ATGCCCTTTTTACTACGCTTTGAGCGGGGCCGCCGCCCCGGTTTTTTGCTTGCGCTTTTCTGTCTGCTGGTGCTGGCCGCCTGCGAGCCCACCCAAGTTGAACCTGCTTACTACGGCGCCCTTACCGTGACGGTGCTCGACGGCGCCACCAGCCAGCCGCTGGCCAACGTGGCCGTGAGCACCACGCCCGCCACCGGTTCGTTCGTGACCGATGCCAAGGGCCAGGTCGTCATCACATCGGTGCCCGCCGGCACCGTGAGCGTGGCCGCCCGCCGCGCCACCTACGACGCCACCACCGGCAGCGCCACCATCACGGACGGCCAAACGCAGTCAGTGGTGCTGCTGCTCAACAAAGCCGCCTCTACAGCCCCGCCCGGCGTGGCCACGCGGCCCACGCCCGCGGTAGGCGCCACTGGCCTGCCCGCCGATGTGCAGTTAAGTTGGCACCCGGCCGCCGGGGCCCTCAAAAGCGACTCGCTCAAGTACGACGTGGTGCTCTACGAGAGCAACAACCTCAACCAGCGCACGCTGCTCAGCAACGCCCGCGACACCACGGTGCTGGCCCCGGGCCTGCGCTTCAACACCACCTACTACTGGCAGGTGACGGTGCGCAACCCCGGCGGGGCTACCGCCCGGGGCCCCGTGTGGAGCTTCCAAACCAAGGGCCTGCCCGACAACCGCTTCCTGTTCGTGCGCACCGTGAACGGCAACGCCGACGTTTATTCGTCGAACGAAACGGGCGGCAACCTGGTACAGCTCACCAGCTCGGCCTTCGTGGAAACGGCCCCTAAGCTCAGCCCCAACCTCGATTTGGTGGCCTACACGTCCAACGCCACGGGGCAATTTCAGCTGTACACCATGGGGCGCGACGGCGCGAATAAGCGGCGCATCACCACGCTATCGGCCGAGGGCTACAACAACGCCGGCGTGGGCTACTGCTGGTCGCCGGACGGGGCTCAGCTGCTGTACGCCCACTACGACCAGTTGTACCGCGTGAACCGCGACGGCACGGGCCTGGTGCAAATTGCCACCGCGCCCGCCGGCCGCCACTTCCGCGAGTGCGATTGGACGGCCCAAGGCGGCGGCCGCATTGCGGTGCAAACCGTGGGACCCAACGTGTTCGACTCGGAAATTTTGCTCGGCAACGCCGATGGCAGCGGCCTTGCACCGCTGGTAGGAAACTTGCCCGGCCGCGTCGATTCTCCCGTTTTCAGCATCGATGGGCGCACGGTGGCCTACACCCACGACGCGGCCGGCTTCGACGATGCCAGCGGCCGGCAGCTCGACGCACGCATTTACTTGCAGCGGCTGGACGGCTCGGCAGCGGTGGACCTCTCGGGCAGCGGCGGCAGCGCCAGCAGCAGCGGCAAGAAGCTGGGCACCAACGACCTGTATCCGCACTACGCCCCCGATGGCTTCCGGCTCTACTTCGTGAACACGGCCAATGACACCCGCTCGGCCCCCGACGTGTGGGTGACCGACCCCGACGGCCGCAACCGCGCCCTGCTCTT
- the csgH gene encoding curli-like amyloid fiber formation chaperone CsgH has product MIFLFLLLAAWQRPETIIPCQARLELHQQDGLLTVTGHCRNLGPAAARYRYELALLRESSGGRSQNTQRGEFDVAPAQEVSLSQTRVNAGPQDTYRIHLRVFDLQGHTLAQDSAVQIAPR; this is encoded by the coding sequence ATGATATTTTTATTCCTTTTGCTTGCGGCCTGGCAGCGCCCTGAAACAATTATTCCGTGCCAAGCGCGCCTTGAACTGCACCAGCAAGACGGCTTACTGACCGTAACCGGCCACTGCCGTAACCTGGGGCCCGCCGCCGCCCGCTACCGCTACGAGCTGGCCTTGCTGCGGGAAAGCAGCGGCGGCCGTTCGCAGAACACCCAGCGGGGAGAGTTTGACGTGGCCCCGGCGCAGGAAGTTTCCCTGTCGCAAACCCGCGTGAACGCTGGCCCCCAGGACACTTATCGCATTCACTTGCGGGTGTTTGATTTGCAAGGGCATACCTTGGCGCAGGATTCGGCGGTGCAAATCGCCCCTCGTTAA
- a CDS encoding CsgG/HfaB family protein, which produces MHLLSWRRWLAGPLLALGACTPYLYQHPLAPQAARLGAELRTPEQWGQLPTPLRKTVVAVYKFRDQTGQYKPQANGASFSTAVTQGATTVLIKALEESQWFDPIERENLGNLLNERKIIRSTRQEYTEQTGQKQPNLPSLLFAGVILEGGIISYDSNILTGGAGLRYFGAGASGQYRQDRVTVYLRAVSTNTGKVLKTVYTSKTILSQQVDANLFQFVTFKRLLEAETGFTYNEPSEMAVKDAIEKAVQALVYEGFDERLWLPRDSAELHGPGRTAYLREKSENLNIDVLGREAAPRRAAWALGLAGAATQYGGDFTQPVPTFGAEATLRYQPGEMASVFLNAGRLRLAAGPGSSFFNNTFNYAEAGVLLRLLPRDRFTPYALLGGGVTVRQQLSTYSRYLPHAVAGAGAEFLLTPRLGVSVGADYHYFFSDTADGVVAGRYNDYYWAGRVGAVFYLGRARALRAAKTMP; this is translated from the coding sequence ATGCACCTTCTTTCATGGCGCCGGTGGCTGGCCGGGCCGCTACTGGCGCTGGGCGCCTGCACCCCCTACCTGTACCAACACCCGCTGGCCCCCCAAGCTGCCCGCCTTGGGGCCGAGCTTCGCACGCCCGAGCAGTGGGGGCAACTGCCCACGCCGCTGCGCAAAACGGTGGTGGCGGTGTACAAATTCCGCGACCAGACGGGCCAATACAAGCCCCAGGCCAACGGGGCCAGCTTCTCGACGGCCGTAACGCAGGGTGCCACAACGGTGCTCATTAAAGCGCTGGAGGAGTCGCAGTGGTTCGACCCGATTGAGCGCGAAAACCTAGGTAACTTGCTTAACGAGCGCAAAATCATCCGCAGCACCCGCCAGGAGTACACCGAGCAAACCGGCCAGAAGCAGCCCAATTTGCCCTCGCTGCTCTTCGCGGGCGTCATTCTGGAGGGCGGCATTATTTCTTACGACAGCAACATTCTGACTGGCGGGGCGGGGCTGCGCTACTTTGGCGCTGGGGCCTCGGGCCAGTACCGGCAAGACCGCGTGACGGTGTACCTGCGCGCCGTGAGTACCAACACGGGCAAGGTGCTCAAAACCGTGTACACGTCTAAAACCATCCTCTCGCAGCAAGTCGACGCCAATCTGTTTCAATTCGTCACTTTTAAGCGCCTGCTCGAAGCCGAAACCGGCTTTACCTACAACGAGCCCAGCGAGATGGCTGTGAAGGACGCTATCGAGAAAGCCGTTCAGGCTTTGGTCTACGAAGGCTTTGACGAGCGGCTTTGGCTGCCACGCGACTCGGCGGAGCTGCACGGCCCGGGCCGCACCGCCTACCTGCGCGAGAAAAGTGAAAACCTGAACATCGACGTGCTGGGCCGCGAGGCCGCGCCGCGCCGCGCCGCCTGGGCCCTGGGCTTGGCCGGGGCCGCCACCCAGTACGGGGGTGACTTCACCCAGCCCGTGCCCACCTTCGGGGCCGAGGCCACGCTGCGCTACCAGCCCGGCGAGATGGCCAGCGTATTCCTGAACGCCGGCCGCCTGCGCCTAGCCGCGGGCCCCGGTAGCAGCTTCTTCAACAACACTTTCAACTACGCCGAGGCTGGGGTGTTGTTGCGCTTGCTCCCGCGCGACCGATTCACGCCCTATGCGCTGTTGGGCGGGGGCGTCACGGTGCGGCAGCAGCTGAGTACCTACAGCCGCTACCTGCCCCACGCGGTGGCCGGCGCGGGGGCCGAATTCCTGCTCACGCCCCGCCTAGGCGTGAGCGTGGGAGCTGATTATCACTACTTCTTCAGCGATACCGCCGACGGCGTGGTGGCCGGCCGCTATAACGATTACTACTGGGCCGGGCGCGTGGGGGCAGTGTTCTACCTGGGCCGGGCGCGGGCGCTGCGGGCAGCGAAAACCATGCCATAA
- a CDS encoding curli production assembly/transport component CsgF → MKILFTFVLLVALGGWARPAQAQRFVYEPINPAFGGSGTFNYSWLQASATAQNRIQDPVQTSTAVTDPLAQFTANLNQQVLSQLTSRLITSQFGQGAIKAGSYSVGNYQIQITPGTGGVTVQITDPTTGNQTTITIPNGL, encoded by the coding sequence ATGAAAATACTCTTTACGTTCGTACTACTGGTTGCTCTGGGCGGCTGGGCCCGGCCTGCCCAGGCCCAACGCTTTGTTTACGAGCCCATCAACCCGGCATTTGGGGGCAGCGGCACTTTCAACTATTCGTGGCTGCAAGCCTCGGCTACCGCCCAAAACCGCATCCAAGACCCTGTGCAAACCTCCACGGCTGTGACGGACCCACTGGCGCAATTCACGGCTAACCTCAACCAGCAGGTGTTGAGCCAGCTCACGAGCCGCCTCATTACGTCGCAGTTTGGCCAGGGGGCTATCAAGGCCGGCAGTTACAGTGTGGGCAACTACCAGATTCAAATCACGCCGGGCACGGGGGGCGTCACCGTGCAGATAACGGACCCCACCACGGGCAACCAGACCACCATCACCATTCCGAACGGGCTGTAG
- a CDS encoding CsgE family curli-type amyloid fiber assembly protein: protein MLWCRALAGRGLLVVALGALASRADAQPTKRPAPARKTPARPAPLRPAQVEEALRLLLKADSVSRRRTGTGAAGLVLDQALTKPGHDFYDLFYNAFEAPPGVADFTVQVGERPGRGNSSLIVLTVNDQELFEAPLPTRLDQMEELVAGAVETAQGYLVEAQNVSRQLESGRRAPLEVY from the coding sequence ATGCTTTGGTGCCGCGCGTTGGCCGGGCGGGGGCTATTGGTTGTAGCGCTAGGGGCCCTGGCCAGCCGGGCCGACGCGCAGCCCACCAAGCGCCCCGCCCCGGCCCGCAAAACCCCGGCCCGCCCGGCCCCATTGCGTCCTGCTCAAGTTGAAGAAGCGTTGCGCCTGCTGCTCAAGGCCGACTCGGTGAGCCGCCGCCGTACCGGTACCGGGGCGGCTGGCCTGGTGCTCGACCAGGCCCTTACCAAGCCGGGCCACGATTTCTACGACTTATTCTACAACGCCTTCGAAGCCCCGCCCGGCGTCGCCGATTTCACAGTGCAGGTGGGCGAGCGGCCCGGCCGCGGCAATTCGTCGCTCATTGTGCTTACCGTCAATGACCAAGAACTGTTCGAAGCGCCCCTGCCCACCCGCCTCGACCAAATGGAGGAGTTGGTGGCCGGGGCTGTTGAAACCGCCCAGGGCTACTTAGTTGAAGCCCAAAACGTGAGCCGCCAGCTTGAATCGGGCCGGCGCGCCCCTCTCGAAGTGTACTGA
- a CDS encoding aminotransferase class I/II-fold pyridoxal phosphate-dependent enzyme — translation MFDTDHLPGRTLRTAAGREYLFCSGTGYLGMARSPAFAALLAEGLARYGTNYSSSRRSGVQLNIFAEAEAHLASWASTAGALTVSSGYLAGQMAVAALAGAGRFEYAPGTHPAAWLAGQAAPAPPGPHAAWASGLLARLAAGAPGPVVIVSNSLDPLRLEPYDFAWAAHLPPGRPTTLLLDDSHGLGLTGRAGAGVATLLPALPPHVRLVVVGSLGKALGVPAGVVLADAAFITQLRGSPFFGASSPAVPAYLWAFLAAEGAGLYAEARQRLGSLTAQFAAAVGPLGLFCHQPGFPVFYTEANALAPFLEARGILISSFAYPTPADACITRVVLNALHTVADVALVASACQAFAAVR, via the coding sequence ATGTTCGACACCGACCACCTTCCCGGCCGCACCTTGCGCACGGCCGCCGGGCGCGAGTACCTGTTTTGCAGCGGCACCGGCTACCTCGGCATGGCTCGCAGCCCTGCCTTCGCCGCCCTATTGGCCGAGGGCTTGGCGCGCTACGGCACCAATTATTCCAGCTCACGCAGGTCGGGTGTGCAGCTGAACATCTTCGCTGAGGCCGAGGCGCACCTGGCCAGTTGGGCAAGCACGGCGGGCGCCCTCACGGTGTCGTCGGGCTACCTGGCGGGGCAAATGGCAGTGGCCGCCCTGGCCGGCGCCGGCCGCTTCGAGTACGCACCCGGCACCCACCCGGCAGCCTGGCTGGCGGGCCAGGCCGCACCGGCACCCCCAGGGCCCCACGCGGCCTGGGCTAGCGGTTTGCTGGCCCGCCTGGCCGCCGGGGCCCCGGGCCCGGTGGTCATCGTCAGCAACTCGCTCGACCCGCTGCGGCTGGAGCCCTACGATTTTGCCTGGGCCGCCCACCTGCCGCCCGGCCGGCCCACCACCCTGTTGCTCGACGATTCGCACGGCCTGGGCCTGACCGGGCGCGCCGGGGCCGGCGTGGCCACGCTGCTGCCGGCGCTGCCGCCCCACGTGCGGCTGGTAGTGGTCGGCTCGCTGGGCAAGGCGCTGGGCGTGCCGGCCGGCGTGGTGCTGGCCGACGCGGCATTTATTACGCAGCTGCGCGGCAGTCCGTTTTTTGGAGCCAGCTCGCCCGCGGTGCCGGCATACTTGTGGGCCTTTTTGGCAGCCGAAGGGGCCGGACTTTACGCCGAGGCGCGGCAGCGGCTGGGGTCCCTAACGGCGCAGTTTGCCGCCGCCGTGGGGCCCCTGGGCCTATTTTGCCACCAGCCGGGCTTCCCTGTGTTTTACACCGAAGCCAACGCGCTGGCCCCGTTTCTGGAGGCGCGCGGCATCCTCATTTCCAGCTTCGCCTACCCCACGCCGGCCGATGCTTGCATCACCCGCGTGGTGCTCAACGCCCTGCACACCGTGGCCGACGTGGCCCTGGTAGCCTCCGCTTGCCAGGCATTTGCCGCAGTGCGCTAG
- a CDS encoding putative sensor domain DACNV-containing protein, which produces MLSEPTYLAARMVAPALENHFLQHLAAARQLGAELGEVPPAGLMEVVIDVAFWASLRREEGRPPRISLALLPPTDAAGPLVFGHRPRLTPQALIKLAPAVEHPGVHLGVWHDDDGLYLWGAATRIPPVCFVVEVVEPGLLVVKHRRADGFGKFVNVAVLRGDQVRIVDEENLGLDDYPELRASLPSIPAPAGATTIDVLVELASAMRAHGRGGLVLVVPSGSAQWQGSVVQPLGYPVLPAYPGITAALAQAGPEGPEATLRAIEIVGGFTAVDGATVISRDYKLLAFGAKVTRAAHSRPVEHLIVTEPVLGSTALRTHPAQNGGTRHLAAAQFVHDQHDALALVASQDGNFTVFVWSEGLQQVHAHRIDVLLL; this is translated from the coding sequence ATGCTTTCCGAACCTACTTACCTGGCCGCCCGCATGGTGGCCCCCGCCCTCGAAAACCATTTTTTGCAGCACCTAGCGGCGGCCCGCCAACTGGGGGCCGAGCTCGGCGAAGTGCCGCCGGCTGGCCTGATGGAGGTGGTGATTGACGTGGCGTTCTGGGCCAGCCTGCGGCGCGAGGAGGGCCGGCCGCCCCGCATCTCGCTGGCGCTGCTGCCGCCCACCGATGCCGCGGGGCCCCTGGTGTTTGGGCACCGGCCGCGGCTTACGCCCCAGGCCCTCATTAAGTTGGCCCCAGCCGTGGAGCACCCCGGCGTGCACCTGGGCGTGTGGCACGACGACGATGGCCTGTACCTGTGGGGGGCCGCCACGCGCATCCCGCCGGTGTGCTTCGTGGTGGAAGTGGTGGAGCCGGGCCTGCTGGTGGTGAAGCACCGCCGGGCCGACGGCTTCGGCAAATTCGTGAACGTGGCCGTGCTGCGCGGCGACCAGGTGCGCATCGTGGACGAAGAAAACCTGGGCCTGGACGACTACCCGGAGCTACGGGCCTCGCTGCCCAGCATCCCGGCCCCGGCGGGCGCCACCACCATCGACGTGCTGGTGGAGCTGGCCTCCGCCATGCGGGCCCACGGCCGCGGCGGGCTGGTGCTGGTGGTGCCGTCCGGCTCGGCGCAGTGGCAGGGCTCGGTGGTGCAGCCGCTGGGCTACCCGGTGCTGCCGGCCTACCCGGGCATCACGGCCGCGCTGGCCCAGGCGGGGCCCGAGGGCCCCGAGGCAACGCTGCGGGCCATCGAAATCGTGGGCGGCTTCACAGCCGTTGACGGGGCCACCGTGATTAGCCGCGACTACAAGCTGCTGGCCTTCGGTGCCAAGGTAACGCGCGCCGCCCACAGCCGGCCCGTCGAGCACCTCATCGTGACCGAGCCCGTGCTGGGCAGCACCGCCCTGCGCACCCACCCGGCCCAGAATGGCGGCACCCGCCACCTGGCCGCCGCCCAGTTTGTGCACGACCAACACGACGCCCTGGCCCTAGTGGCCTCGCAGGACGGCAATTTCACCGTGTTTGTGTGGTCCGAAGGCCTCCAGCAAGTGCACGCCCACCGCATCGACGTGCTGCTGCTGTGA
- a CDS encoding AAA family ATPase translates to MVSISNEPLELLIKQVQDQISGTQLYKPDPIYFTLSAELSEQNHFSSEGANIISFLFALSQGSRNRFRKLEDDFANCVGNLTSIATPVDPEKSGQFKLRFFDKNDIGYWAEEVSEGVLYFLALLCIVHQPDPPKLLLLEEPEKGIHPRRIKEVMDFIFELARLRGIQIILTSHSPYVVDYFADIPECISVFDRENGETIIRNAGDIIEETNAKLEKPIRYSDTLGEHWVSGFLGGVPL, encoded by the coding sequence ATCGTTAGCATATCTAATGAACCACTTGAACTATTAATCAAACAGGTACAAGATCAAATTTCTGGCACTCAATTATATAAGCCAGACCCCATTTATTTTACATTAAGCGCTGAATTATCTGAACAAAATCATTTTTCTTCTGAAGGCGCAAATATTATTTCGTTTTTGTTCGCTCTAAGTCAAGGTTCTCGAAATCGTTTCCGTAAGCTGGAAGATGATTTCGCCAATTGCGTAGGCAATTTAACTTCAATCGCAACACCCGTTGATCCTGAAAAGTCAGGACAATTTAAGCTTAGATTCTTTGATAAAAACGACATCGGCTACTGGGCCGAAGAAGTCTCCGAAGGTGTCCTCTACTTCCTAGCCCTGCTCTGCATCGTGCATCAGCCCGACCCGCCGAAGCTGCTGCTGCTGGAGGAGCCCGAGAAAGGCATTCATCCCCGGCGCATTAAAGAAGTGATGGATTTTATCTTTGAATTGGCGCGGTTGCGGGGTATTCAAATAATTCTCACTTCGCACAGTCCGTATGTAGTGGATTATTTCGCGGACATTCCGGAGTGCATTTCGGTATTTGACCGAGAGAATGGGGAGACAATTATTCGCAACGCAGGCGATATTATTGAAGAAACCAATGCTAAGCTTGAAAAACCAATTCGCTATTCTGATACCTTAGGCGAACACTGGGTATCGGGCTTTTTGGGAGGCGTGCCGCTATGA
- a CDS encoding transposase family protein yields the protein MASSIYHNARTERQYKAATGLSIAEFEALYEFFQQLYRPKAVLIQGPTQPILTDKKEALFFILHYYKAYPTLQNLGMYFGISDAAASQYLELLKPCLKTALRQQHVLAKRLFTGQTSFEQVFAGVEDLFIDVTEVPIERSAKQEVQRKQYSGKKNSIR from the coding sequence ATGGCTTCCAGCATCTACCACAACGCCCGCACTGAGCGTCAGTACAAAGCAGCCACTGGCTTATCAATAGCTGAGTTTGAGGCATTGTATGAGTTTTTCCAGCAGCTCTACCGTCCTAAAGCTGTGCTAATTCAAGGACCTACTCAGCCAATTTTGACGGATAAAAAGGAAGCACTCTTTTTTATTTTGCATTACTACAAAGCGTATCCAACGTTGCAGAATTTAGGCATGTATTTCGGCATATCAGACGCCGCAGCTAGTCAGTATTTAGAATTGCTCAAACCTTGTTTAAAAACAGCTTTACGCCAACAGCACGTATTAGCAAAACGTCTTTTTACGGGACAGACAAGCTTTGAACAAGTTTTTGCTGGAGTAGAAGATTTATTTATAGATGTAACGGAGGTGCCGATTGAACGCTCTGCTAAGCAAGAGGTTCAGCGAAAGCAGTATAGTGGTAAAAAAAACAGCATACGTTAA
- a CDS encoding transposase family protein — MLFVSKMYEGHTHDFTIFKEIFAGFDFSLFRVHVDSGFYGLEQYVNPHFIFKPIKASKTKPLTSQQRQINTLLASGRVRVEHAIAKIKAFFSLRIENRLKDKRKLDDAMAICAGLANFKTKLAIA; from the coding sequence ATTCTCTTCGTTAGTAAAATGTATGAGGGGCACACACATGATTTTACAATATTCAAGGAGATTTTTGCCGGATTTGATTTCTCTTTGTTTCGGGTGCATGTTGATTCTGGCTTTTATGGTTTAGAGCAGTACGTTAATCCACACTTTATTTTTAAGCCGATTAAAGCGTCTAAAACGAAGCCACTCACTTCTCAACAACGACAAATAAACACGCTTTTAGCCAGTGGACGGGTGCGCGTAGAACATGCCATTGCCAAAATAAAAGCTTTTTTTAGTTTACGAATTGAAAATCGCTTAAAGGACAAACGGAAGCTGGATGACGCGATGGCTATTTGTGCCGGATTAGCTAATTTCAAAACGAAGTTAGCTATAGCCTGA
- a CDS encoding AAA family ATPase, which produces MLTSLRIQNFRSIRDASVKLGQVNLFIGPNNSGKSNFLKGINLMADAVENYPVDFHLEMNEFTAMLPRVNNKTVSTDSIRFIFKDLSNADSLSVVIGALGVNNVVSNIKLFSSVYINHKIDFDPYDEEPLNRYTNV; this is translated from the coding sequence ATGCTTACTTCCCTCCGCATTCAGAACTTCCGCAGTATCCGCGACGCTTCGGTTAAGCTAGGGCAGGTGAATCTATTTATTGGGCCGAATAATTCAGGGAAGTCGAATTTTTTGAAGGGGATAAATCTAATGGCAGACGCTGTGGAGAATTATCCAGTTGATTTTCATTTGGAAATGAATGAGTTCACAGCCATGTTGCCGAGAGTAAATAATAAAACTGTATCTACTGATTCGATCCGATTCATTTTCAAAGATTTATCAAATGCCGATTCATTGAGTGTCGTCATAGGCGCTTTAGGAGTAAATAATGTAGTATCTAACATAAAGTTATTTTCTAGTGTCTATATAAATCATAAAATTGATTTTGATCCTTATGACGAAGAACCGCTTAATAGATATACTAACGTCTGA